Proteins from a single region of Aquamicrobium lusatiense:
- a CDS encoding pyridoxal phosphate-dependent aminotransferase, giving the protein MNARSDIGEAGFRPASRIASVGVSKILQIGARAAAMKREGLPVIILGAGEPDFDTPDNVKQAAKAAIDRGDTKYTGLDGTPELKKAVAEKFRRENGVDYALDEVTVATGAKQILFNAFMATIDAGDEVIIPTPYWTSYSDIVEICGGVPVLIPCDEENGFRLRADQLEQAITAKTRWVLLNSPSNPSGAAYSEADYRPLLDVLLKHRHVWLMVDDMYEHIVYDGFRFVTPAALEPRLKDRTLTINGVSKAYAMTGWRIGYAGGPKTLIKAMAVIQSQATSCPSSIGQAAAVEALNGPQDFLTGRQESFRKRRDMVVARLNAIDGLTCRTPEGAFYTFASCAGVLGKRTPAGKAIETDADFTDYLLEQAHVAVVPGSAFGLSPYFRISYATGEQELITALQRIAEACAKLTA; this is encoded by the coding sequence ATGAACGCAAGGTCTGACATTGGGGAGGCGGGCTTCCGGCCCGCCTCGCGGATCGCCTCGGTCGGCGTTTCCAAAATCCTGCAGATCGGCGCCCGCGCCGCTGCCATGAAGCGAGAAGGCCTGCCCGTCATCATCCTCGGCGCCGGCGAGCCCGATTTCGACACGCCAGATAACGTCAAGCAGGCCGCGAAAGCGGCCATAGACCGCGGCGACACGAAATATACCGGCCTCGACGGCACGCCGGAGCTGAAAAAGGCCGTGGCGGAGAAATTCCGCCGCGAAAACGGCGTCGATTACGCGCTCGACGAGGTGACTGTCGCCACCGGCGCCAAGCAGATCCTGTTCAACGCCTTCATGGCCACCATCGATGCCGGCGACGAGGTGATCATCCCGACACCGTACTGGACCTCCTATTCCGACATCGTGGAGATCTGCGGCGGCGTGCCGGTGCTGATCCCCTGCGACGAGGAAAACGGGTTCCGGCTGCGGGCTGACCAGCTCGAACAGGCCATTACCGCCAAAACCCGCTGGGTGCTGCTCAATTCACCGTCGAACCCCTCGGGCGCGGCATACAGCGAAGCGGACTATCGCCCGCTGCTCGATGTGCTGCTGAAGCACCGCCATGTCTGGCTGATGGTCGACGACATGTATGAGCACATCGTCTATGACGGTTTTCGTTTCGTCACGCCGGCGGCACTTGAACCGCGCCTGAAGGACCGCACGCTCACCATCAACGGCGTGTCCAAGGCCTATGCCATGACCGGCTGGCGCATCGGCTATGCCGGCGGCCCCAAAACCCTGATCAAGGCCATGGCCGTGATCCAGAGCCAGGCGACCTCCTGCCCCTCTTCCATCGGGCAGGCTGCGGCGGTCGAGGCGCTGAACGGGCCGCAGGATTTTCTGACCGGCCGGCAGGAAAGCTTCCGCAAGCGTCGCGACATGGTCGTCGCCAGGCTGAACGCCATCGACGGGCTCACCTGCCGCACGCCCGAAGGCGCATTCTACACCTTCGCCAGCTGCGCCGGCGTCCTCGGCAAGCGCACGCCGGCCGGGAAAGCGATCGAAACCGACGCCGACTTCACCGACTACCTGCTGGAACAGGCGCATGTGGCGGTGGTGCCGGGCTCGGCCTTCGGCCTTTCGCCCTATTTCCGCATTTCCTACGCCACTGGCGAACAGGAATTGATCACTGCCCTGCAGCGCATCGCGGAAGCCTGCGCAAAGCTGACCGCCTAA
- a CDS encoding FAD-binding oxidoreductase, with product MISEDHIGALRKILGPKGLLSGCDDMSAYETGARYDHGRAAFVARPATTQEVSAVVSHCVRHGLPLVAQSGNTGLVSGSTPDGTGTQGILSLDRLTGICELDRVNRTVHAGAGLRLSDLNGRLEDEGLFFPIDLGADPRLGGMIATNTGGSRFLRYGDVRRNTLGLKVVLADERGTVLDLCSGLRKNNTGIDWKQLFIGTSGSFGVITECVLNVEPLPRQSATALLVPSSPAHVPALLLAMEDALGDGLSAFEGMSGHAVAAALDHVPSLRNPFQAGVVPDFVILAEISRTNAPREGEQGLQSVLEDVLGLIWEGEDGLLEDAFVGPTHEMWALRHALSEGVRHAGRLIAFDLSFRRGDVMRFLAYMKQELPQHYTGITICDFGHIGDGGVHFNLVVAKDDPRLADPAFEPALREFVFRVAVEEFDGSFSAEHAVGRKNQAVYDRYTPAGVRRLAAALKANISPGPLGAAIF from the coding sequence ATGATCAGTGAAGATCATATCGGCGCACTGCGGAAGATTCTTGGGCCAAAGGGGCTTCTGAGCGGTTGCGATGACATGTCGGCTTATGAGACCGGGGCGCGCTACGATCACGGGCGCGCCGCTTTCGTTGCCCGCCCCGCCACCACGCAGGAGGTTTCGGCGGTCGTTTCCCATTGCGTGCGCCATGGTCTGCCGCTGGTTGCGCAATCGGGCAATACCGGCCTCGTTTCCGGCTCGACGCCGGACGGCACCGGCACGCAGGGCATTCTCAGCCTCGACCGGCTGACCGGCATCTGCGAGCTGGACCGGGTGAACCGCACCGTTCATGCCGGCGCGGGCCTTCGTCTCTCCGATCTCAACGGCAGGCTGGAAGACGAAGGCCTGTTCTTTCCCATTGATCTGGGCGCCGATCCGCGTCTCGGTGGCATGATCGCCACCAACACCGGCGGCTCTCGCTTCCTGCGCTACGGCGATGTGCGCCGCAACACGCTGGGCCTCAAGGTGGTGCTGGCCGATGAACGGGGCACGGTGCTCGATCTGTGCAGCGGCCTGCGCAAGAACAACACCGGCATCGACTGGAAGCAGCTTTTCATCGGCACCTCCGGCAGCTTCGGCGTGATCACCGAATGCGTGCTGAATGTGGAGCCCCTGCCGCGCCAGTCGGCGACCGCGCTGCTGGTTCCCTCATCGCCCGCCCATGTTCCGGCCCTGCTGCTGGCCATGGAGGATGCGCTGGGCGACGGCCTTTCCGCTTTCGAGGGCATGTCGGGCCATGCGGTCGCTGCCGCGCTCGACCATGTGCCGTCGCTGCGCAATCCGTTTCAGGCCGGCGTCGTGCCCGATTTCGTCATCTTGGCCGAAATCTCGCGCACCAATGCGCCGCGCGAGGGCGAACAGGGACTGCAATCGGTGCTTGAGGATGTGCTGGGCCTGATCTGGGAAGGCGAAGACGGCTTGCTGGAAGACGCTTTCGTCGGCCCCACTCATGAAATGTGGGCGCTTCGCCACGCGCTTTCCGAAGGCGTGCGCCACGCGGGGCGGTTGATAGCCTTCGATCTGTCGTTCCGGCGCGGTGACGTGATGCGCTTCCTCGCCTATATGAAGCAGGAACTGCCGCAGCACTATACCGGCATCACCATCTGCGATTTCGGCCATATCGGCGATGGCGGCGTGCATTTCAATCTGGTGGTGGCAAAGGACGATCCGCGCCTTGCCGACCCCGCTTTCGAGCCGGCGCTGCGGGAATTCGTGTTCCGCGTCGCCGTGGAGGAGTTTGACGGCAGTTTCAGCGCCGAACACGCTGTTGGCCGCAAGAACCAGGCGGTTTACGACCGCTATACGCCGGCCGGGGTGCGCAGGCTTGCCGCCGCGCTCAAGGCCAACATTTCGCCGGGTCCCCTCGGGGCCGCAATTTTCTGA
- the hglS gene encoding 2-oxoadipate dioxygenase/decarboxylase HglS, translating into MNAHLVSPDDIRSAFSAAMSAMYRDEVPAYGTLMTLVGKVNEETLGNDPQLKQRLTATDSLERISEERHGAIRLGTRHELAMMRRAFAVMGMVPVGYYDLSTAGVPVHSTAFRPVGDASLKRNPFRVFTSLLRLDLIADETLRTEAAKVLSGRNIFTEGAVALIEKAERNGGLGREDAARFVAEVLETFRWHDKAIVDAGMYRRLHDAHRLIADVVSFRGPHINHLTPRTLDIDRVQKLMPEHGIAPKAVVEGPPTRACPILLRQTSFKALEEAVSFRGADGTWQAGSHTARFGEIEQRGVALTPKGRALYDKLLNDTRARVRPAADGSNAAEYEAALADVFTAFPDDWNGIRAAGLGYFRYSLTESGKAAAAGATMGVDLETAIAQGLMQFDPIVYEDFLPVSAAGIFQSNLGDDAAQEFTASPNQIMFERDLGASVLDEFAHYAEIERASIENCLAVVTLAQAAE; encoded by the coding sequence ATGAACGCGCATCTGGTCTCCCCCGACGACATCCGCTCCGCCTTCTCCGCAGCCATGTCGGCCATGTATCGCGACGAGGTGCCCGCCTATGGCACGCTGATGACGCTGGTGGGAAAGGTCAATGAGGAGACGCTCGGCAACGATCCGCAGCTGAAACAGCGGCTGACGGCGACGGATTCTCTGGAGCGCATTTCCGAGGAGCGCCATGGTGCGATCCGTCTCGGCACTCGCCATGAGCTTGCCATGATGCGCCGCGCCTTCGCGGTCATGGGCATGGTTCCGGTCGGCTATTACGATCTGTCGACGGCCGGCGTTCCGGTGCACTCCACCGCCTTTCGTCCGGTCGGGGACGCCAGCCTGAAGCGCAATCCCTTCCGCGTTTTCACCTCGCTGCTGCGGCTCGATCTCATCGCCGACGAGACGCTGCGCACTGAAGCGGCGAAGGTTCTGTCCGGCCGCAACATCTTCACCGAAGGCGCGGTGGCGCTGATCGAAAAGGCCGAGCGCAATGGCGGGCTCGGCCGCGAGGACGCTGCGCGTTTCGTCGCGGAAGTGCTGGAAACCTTCCGCTGGCACGACAAGGCCATCGTCGATGCCGGCATGTACAGGCGCCTGCATGACGCCCATCGGCTGATCGCCGACGTGGTCTCGTTCCGTGGCCCGCACATCAACCACCTCACCCCGCGCACGCTCGACATCGACCGGGTTCAGAAGCTGATGCCCGAGCATGGCATCGCGCCGAAAGCCGTGGTGGAAGGCCCCCCTACCCGCGCCTGCCCGATCCTGCTGCGCCAGACCTCGTTCAAGGCGCTCGAAGAGGCGGTTTCCTTCAGGGGCGCGGATGGGACATGGCAGGCCGGTTCCCACACCGCCCGTTTCGGCGAGATCGAGCAGCGCGGCGTGGCGCTGACGCCAAAGGGCCGCGCGCTCTACGACAAGCTGCTGAACGACACCCGCGCCCGGGTTCGTCCGGCCGCCGATGGCTCCAACGCGGCCGAGTATGAGGCAGCGCTCGCCGATGTGTTCACGGCTTTCCCCGACGACTGGAACGGCATCCGCGCGGCGGGGCTCGGCTATTTCCGCTACAGCCTGACCGAAAGCGGCAAGGCCGCCGCCGCGGGCGCCACCATGGGGGTCGATCTGGAAACGGCGATCGCGCAAGGCCTGATGCAGTTCGACCCCATCGTCTACGAGGATTTCCTGCCCGTCAGCGCGGCCGGCATTTTCCAGTCCAATCTGGGTGACGATGCCGCGCAGGAGTTTACCGCCAGCCCCAACCAGATCATGTTCGAGCGCGATCTCGGCGCTTCCGTGCTGGACGAATTCGCCCATTATGCTGAAATCGAGCGGGCTTCCATCGAGAACTGCCTTGCCGTGGTCACTCTGGCGCAGGCGGCGGAATAA
- the amaB gene encoding L-piperidine-6-carboxylate dehydrogenase — protein MTVDVKQETATILDKLGVARAAWEGGNMVSFSPVSGEQIGALKTVSAAEAATAIDAAHEAFRAWRLVPAPRRGELVRLLGEELRAAKADLGRLVSIEAGKITSEGLGEVQEMIDICDFAVGLSRQLYGLTIATERPGHRMMETWHPLGVVGIISAFNFPVAVWSWNAALALVAGDSIVWKPSEKTPLTALACQAILERAMARFGDAPANLSTVLIGDRTIGEALVDNAKVALVSATGSTRMGREVGPRLAKRFARSILELGGNNAGIVCPSADLDMALRAIAFGAMGTAGQRCTTLRRLFVHESVYDQLVPRLKKAYTSVSVGNPLETSALVGPLVDKQAFEAMEKALAAAKAEGGTVTGGERVREAGKDTAYYVKPAIVEMPKQAGPVLEETFVPILYVMKYSDFDAVLADHNAVAAGLSSSIFTLNVQEAERFLGADGSDCGIANVNIGTSGAEIGGAFGGEKETGGGRESGSDAWKAYMRRATNTVNYSKALPLAQGVSFDIE, from the coding sequence ATGACAGTCGACGTCAAACAGGAAACCGCAACCATTCTCGACAAGCTGGGCGTTGCCCGCGCGGCATGGGAAGGCGGCAACATGGTTTCCTTCAGCCCGGTCAGCGGCGAGCAGATCGGCGCGCTGAAAACCGTTTCGGCAGCAGAGGCCGCAACCGCCATCGATGCCGCGCATGAAGCCTTCAGGGCATGGCGTCTGGTGCCGGCTCCGCGCCGCGGCGAGCTGGTGCGTCTTCTGGGTGAAGAACTGCGCGCCGCCAAGGCCGATCTCGGCCGTCTCGTCTCCATCGAGGCCGGCAAGATCACCTCCGAAGGCCTCGGCGAAGTGCAGGAAATGATCGACATCTGCGATTTCGCCGTTGGTCTGTCGCGCCAGCTCTACGGCCTGACCATCGCCACCGAGCGTCCCGGCCACCGCATGATGGAAACATGGCACCCGCTGGGCGTCGTCGGCATCATCTCGGCCTTCAACTTCCCCGTTGCCGTGTGGTCGTGGAATGCGGCCCTTGCGCTGGTCGCCGGCGACTCCATCGTCTGGAAGCCTTCCGAAAAGACACCGCTGACCGCACTTGCCTGTCAGGCGATCCTTGAGCGCGCGATGGCCCGCTTCGGCGATGCCCCCGCCAATCTCAGCACCGTGCTGATCGGCGACCGCACCATCGGCGAAGCGCTGGTCGACAATGCAAAAGTGGCGCTTGTTTCGGCCACCGGCTCGACCCGCATGGGCCGTGAAGTGGGTCCGCGCCTTGCCAAGCGTTTCGCCCGCTCGATCCTCGAACTCGGCGGCAACAATGCCGGCATCGTCTGCCCCTCGGCCGATCTCGACATGGCGCTGCGCGCCATTGCCTTCGGCGCCATGGGCACCGCCGGCCAGCGCTGCACCACGCTGCGCCGCCTGTTCGTCCATGAAAGCGTCTATGACCAGCTCGTTCCGCGCCTGAAGAAGGCCTACACCAGCGTTTCCGTCGGCAATCCGCTGGAAACCTCGGCCCTCGTCGGCCCGCTGGTCGACAAGCAGGCCTTTGAGGCCATGGAAAAGGCGCTGGCGGCGGCCAAGGCCGAGGGCGGCACCGTGACCGGCGGCGAACGCGTTCGCGAAGCCGGCAAGGACACCGCCTATTACGTGAAGCCCGCAATCGTCGAAATGCCGAAGCAGGCCGGCCCGGTTCTGGAAGAAACCTTCGTGCCGATCCTCTACGTCATGAAATATTCCGACTTCGACGCCGTTCTGGCTGATCACAACGCGGTTGCTGCCGGCCTGTCCTCGTCGATCTTCACGCTCAACGTGCAGGAAGCCGAGCGCTTCCTTGGTGCCGATGGCTCCGACTGCGGCATCGCCAACGTCAATATCGGCACCTCCGGCGCTGAAATCGGCGGCGCGTTCGGCGGCGAGAAGGAAACCGGCGGCGGACGCGAAAGCGGTTCCGACGCCTGGAAGGCCTACATGCGCCGCGCCACCAACACGGTGAACTACTCCAAGGCCCTGCCGCTGGCGCAGGGCGTGTCCTTCGACATCGAGTAA
- a CDS encoding LysR family transcriptional regulator — protein MNASRTLMPDLIVLQSFEAAARHGNFTKAAAELSLTQSAVSRQIKLLEDQLGVALFERIRKRVVLTAAGHQLQPEVRQLLQQAEHMMLRARAASAGKVLTVATLPTFGSRWLMPRLPDFMDRNPGVIVDVASRSQPFDLTAESFDLAIHYGQPIWAHASCTYLCSEMIYPVASPALIGRAGLAEVGDIIGQPLLHLATRPKLWSEWCQRNGLSDEVAYRGSRFDQFSMIIEGALAGMGVALLPKYLIEGELASGTLRLLDDAPMPTDNSYYVVLPDGKRNSTWGQLFQEWLLTQVAGGLS, from the coding sequence ATGAACGCCAGCCGTACACTGATGCCGGACCTGATCGTGCTGCAGTCGTTCGAGGCCGCCGCCCGCCATGGAAATTTCACCAAGGCGGCGGCGGAGCTGAGCCTGACGCAGAGCGCCGTGAGCCGGCAGATCAAGCTGCTGGAAGACCAGCTCGGCGTTGCCCTGTTCGAGCGGATCCGCAAGCGGGTGGTGCTGACGGCGGCGGGCCACCAGTTGCAGCCGGAAGTGCGCCAGCTGCTGCAGCAGGCCGAGCACATGATGCTGCGCGCCAGAGCAGCATCGGCCGGAAAGGTGCTGACGGTCGCCACCCTGCCGACCTTCGGAAGCCGCTGGCTGATGCCGCGCCTGCCCGATTTCATGGACAGGAACCCCGGCGTGATCGTGGACGTGGCCTCGCGCTCGCAGCCCTTCGACCTCACCGCGGAAAGTTTCGATCTGGCGATCCATTACGGCCAGCCGATCTGGGCGCATGCGAGCTGCACCTATCTGTGCAGCGAAATGATCTATCCGGTGGCGAGCCCGGCGCTGATCGGCAGGGCCGGCCTTGCCGAGGTCGGCGATATCATCGGCCAGCCGCTCCTGCACCTCGCCACACGCCCGAAACTGTGGTCGGAATGGTGCCAGCGCAACGGGCTCAGCGACGAGGTGGCCTACAGGGGCAGCCGCTTCGACCAGTTCAGCATGATCATCGAAGGCGCGCTGGCCGGCATGGGGGTTGCGCTGCTGCCGAAATATCTGATCGAAGGCGAGCTTGCGAGCGGCACGCTGCGGCTTTTGGACGACGCCCCGATGCCGACCGACAACAGCTATTATGTCGTTCTGCCCGACGGCAAGCGCAACAGCACATGGGGCCAGCTGTTTCAGGAATGGCTGCTGACGCAGGTCGCCGGCGGGCTGAGCTGA